A single region of the Musa acuminata AAA Group cultivar baxijiao chromosome BXJ1-11, Cavendish_Baxijiao_AAA, whole genome shotgun sequence genome encodes:
- the LOC135597474 gene encoding probable polygalacturonase — MKRLVVVLLLLAVAVAVEVEERGDGYCKLKNGLTPRPHSVTITEFGAVGDGVTLNTVAFQNAVFYVRSFADKGGAQLYVPKGRWLTGSFNLTSHLTLFLDEDAVIIGSQDASQWPTVEPLPSYGQGIDLPGERHRSLINGYNLTDVVITGNNGIIDGQGSVWWEWFRTHTLNYSRPHLLEFVSSCDIVISNLTFLNPPAWSIHPVYSSNVTVQNIVIQASSDSPYTNGVVPDSCSSFCIEDCSISVGHDAIAVKSGWDNYGISFGRPSSNIQINNVHLQTSLGSALAFGSEMSGGISDIHVKHLHVHDSFTGIIFKTTRGRGGFIKDIVISDVEMENVHEAFRFTGQCGAHPDDQYDPDALPTIKQVTIKNVIGTNISRAGVLSGIDQDPFTAICLANISLSITSDLSNSWTCSNVSGFSESVFPQPCSDLSLNSSLFCFSLENFSGLAQV; from the exons ATGAAGAGGCTA GTCGTCGTGCTTTTACTTTTAGCGGTTGCAGTTGCTGTCGAAGTCGAGGAAAGGGGTGATGGGTATTGTAAACTCAAGAATGGCTTGACACCAAGACCACACAGTGTCACCATTACAGAGTTTGGGGCTGTGGGGGATGGAGTCACCTTGAATACAGTTGCCTTTCAAAATGCTGTTTTCTATGTGCGGTCGTTCGCCGACAAGGGTGGTGCTCAGCTGTATGTTCCTAAGGGGAGATGGCTGACAGGAAGTTTCAATCTTACCAGTCATCTCACTTTGTTCCTGGACGAAGATGCAGTTATAATTGGCAGTCAG gATGCATCTCAATGGCCTACTGTCGAGCCTTTGCCCTCTTATGGTCAAGGGATAGACCTTCCCGGTGAAAGGCATCGCAGCTTGATAAACGGATACAACTTGACGGATGTAGTGATAACAG GAAATAATGGGATTATTGACGGGCAGGGTTCTGTCTGGTGGGAGTGGTTTCGTACCCACACCTTGAACTACAGCCGTCCTCATCTTCTTGAGTTTGTGAGTtcttgtgacattgtgatttcaaATTTAACTTTCTTGAATCCCCCAGCATGGAGTATCCATCCAGTCTATTCCAG CAATGTAACTGTCCAGAATATAGTTATTCAGGCTTCATCTGATTCCCCATATACAAATGGTGTAGTACCAG ATTCATGCTCAAGTTTCTGCATCGAAGATTGCAGCATCAGTGTTGGACATGATGCCATTGCTGTCAAGAGTGGTTGGGACAACTATGGTATCTCTTTCGGCAGGCCTTCCTCAAATATTCAGATCAACAATGTCCATCTGCAGACATCTCTTGGTTCGGCACTTGCTTTTGGCAGTGAGATGTCCGGTGGTATCTCAGATATACATGTTAAGCACCTTCATGTCCATGATTCTTTCACTGGCATAATATTCAAGACCACTCGGGGACGAGGCGGCTTCATTAAGGATATCGTCATTTCAGATGTGGAAATGGAAAATGTTCATGAAGCATTTCGTTTCACGGGTCAATGTGGGGCACATCCTGATGACCAATATGATCCGGATGCTCTGCCGACAATCaagcaggtgaccataaaaaatgtgATTGGAACCAACATCTCCCGTGCTGGAGTCCTCTCAGGAATTGATCAAGATCCCTTCACTGCTATCTGTCTTGCCAACATCAGTTTGTCTATCACCTCAGACCTCTCTAATTCTTGGACTTGTTCCAATGTCTCTGGATTCTCGGAATCAGTCTTTCCCCAACCATGCTCTGATCTGAGCTTGAATTCCTCTCTCTTCTGCTTCTCCCTTGAGAACTTCAGTGGTCTCGCGCAAGTCTAG
- the LOC135586725 gene encoding dual specificity protein phosphatase PHS1-like, with protein sequence MGLEFEEWVASIRRRSGKCLSQGNLHGLPLRDAMPHKTSALNPSPRCGTEVPDWDKPDGSATKSQSPDQVPEVSLRDKLGNAATLDVEASDISWDTLFSLHHTKYTSSNEHSEDELNKALEVTVNSGGVVFFALFNTINDDDLLPKEAAAVIKIAPSRMATQSERLGYEFARLLGVKTPQARVIHNSSTEWQLIKDAAEKARDMTVDSGDEVGAVTCSELLEALELSRCLLLMNYCHGSPLVENSIAFDSRIAAENTAAALGRVLMLDLVLRNEDRLPCPQLGWRGNQANLLFSIKVASANMDALDESYDCRRNKPRIVKSLRKERAKERRASSINGGLGSQGPEFTAEDSDDCIEFTDRSINNQATEYGKKSNFHIVAIDSLVPRRPPAGKRARDLESYPRVVELIINNYEFSSNLLYELSFGKLGFPGPEHTDAQIDSSLPEFDMVAVVHAFRQGFRAALRDLQSFHIFLLTLYQKLEGLFRVLLTIINKCFSESDKDDSGASESPSNSSCCSFNAHFQACKEHGAHETHADSSDPESRRCSQKSSGFRDSIDIVSPVSRDNWNGRCSKGGGEAPRSLRLTMKLRDFNKCTKVDAELSKELEQWNEMLKSDVVRLCQENNFNTGFFEGNDNNIAVDAYELKVRLEHILERISLISDAASTERPSPITEYLYIGGALAAKSMYTLQHLGITHILCLCANEIGQSDSQNPDLFEYRNFSVCDNDDEDIGNLFEEASDFIDYVERLGGKILVHCFEGKSRSATVVLAYLMLRKGLTLLEAWNMLKKAHRRAQPNDGFAKTLLDLDEQLHGKTSMEWQQRKPMMKVCPICKENAGLSSSSLKLHQQKYHRMLSSGSADSVMALETHKSLEALKINRHGSTSHTRMR encoded by the exons ATGGGGCTCGAATTTGAGGAATGGGTGGCATCGATCCGCAGACGCAGCGGCAAGTGCCTGTCCCAAGGAAACCTTCATGGATTGCCTTTGCGTGATGCTATGCCCCACAAGACCTCAGCCTTGAATCCATCCCCTCGCTGCGG GACAGAAGTACCAGATTGGGACAAACCTGATGGTAGTGCAACTAAATCACAGTCTCCAGACCAAGTGCCAGAAGTTAGTTTGCGGGATAAGCTTGGAAATGCTGCTACTTTAGATGTTGAAGCAAGTGACATATCTTGGGACACACTATTTTCCCTGCACCACACAAAATACACGAGCAGCAATGAACATTCTGAAGATGAGCTGAACAAAGCTCTAGAG GTAACTGTAAATTCTGGTGGAGTAGTTTTCTTTGCATTGTTTAATACAATAAACGATGATGATCTTTTACCAAAAGAAGCAGCAGCAGTCATTAAAATTGCACCCTCGAGGATGGCCACACAATCAGAACGCCTGGGTTACGAATTTGCAAGATTGCTTGGAGTGAAGACACCTCAA GCGAGGGTGATCCATAACTCTAGCACGGAGTGGCAACTGATTAAGGATGCTGCAGAAAAAGCACGAGATATGACTGTTGATAGTGGAGATGAAGTGGGTGCAGTTACGTGCTCAGAGTTGTTAGAAGCCCTCGAATTGAGTCGATGCCTTCTCCTAATGAA TTATTGTCATGGCTCGCCTCTGGTGGAAAATTCGATCGCATTTGATTCAAGAATAGCTGCTGAAAATACTGCTGCAGCACTAGGCAGGGTCTTGATGTTGGACCTTGTGCTTAGAAATGAGGATAGACTTCCTTGTCCCCAACTTGGGTGGCGTGGCAACCAAGCCAATCTGCTGTTTTCAATCAAAGTAGCCTCTGCAAACATGGATGCACTCGATGAATCTTATGACTGTAGAAGAAACAAACCACGGATAGTGAAGAGTCTCAGGAAAGAGAGAGCGAAAGAGAGACGGGCATCCTCTATAAATGGTGGACTAGGTTCTCAAGGCCCCGAGTTTACAGCAGAGGATTCTGATGATTGCATCGAGTTCACTGACAGATCCATTAATAATCAAGCGACAGAATATGGAAAAAAATCTAATTTTCATATTGTGGCCATCGACTCTCTGGTTCCTCGCAGACCCCCTGCAGGTAAACGGGCAAGAGATCTAGAAAGCTATCCCAGGGTGGTTGAGCTTATTATCAATAATTATGAGTTTTCTTCTAACTTGCTCTATGAATTGTCTTTTGGGAAGCTGGGGTTCCCTGGACCTGAACACACTGATGCACAAATTGATTCTTCTTTGCCGGAGTTCGATATGGTAGCTGTTGTTCATGCATTCCGTCAAGGATTTCGTGCCGCTCTTAGGGACCTCCAAAGCTTCCATATATTTCTTCTCACACTGTACCAGAAACTAGAGGGTCTCTTTCGGGTGTTACTGACCATCATAAATAAATGCTTTAGCGAGTCTGACAAGGATGATTCTGGGGCTTCAGAGTCACCATCAAATTCTTCTTGCTGCAGCTTCAATGCCCACTTTCAGGCATGTAAGGAACATGGTGCCCATGAGACACATGCAGATTCTAGCGATCCTGAATCTCGGAGATGTTCACAAAAATCTTCAGGATTCCGAGATAGCATTGATATAGTTTCTCCTGTTTCACGAGATAATTGGAATGGTAGGTGTTCCAAAGGAGGTGGAGAAGCTCCCCGGAGTCTGCGCTTGACAATGAAGCTTCGTGATTTTAACAAGTGTACTAAG GTAGATGCTGAGTTGAGCAAGGAGTTGGAACAGTGGAATGAAATGCTAAAATCAGATGTTGTGAGACTGTGCCAAGAAAACAATTTTAATACAGGCTTCTTTGAGGGAAACGATAATAACATTGCCGTTGATGCTTATGAGCTGAAG GTCCGACTTGAGCATATCCTTGAGAGAATATCACTTATTTCTGATGCAGCTAGTACAGAGCGGCCTTCTCCTATTACAGAGTATCTTTATATTGGTGGAGCCCTGGCTGCAAAATCCATGTACACCCTTCAGCACCTGGGTATCACTCATATATTGTGCTTGTGTGCAAATGAAATCGGACAATCAGATTCTCAAAATCCCGACCTCTTTGAGTACCGAAACTTCTCT GtatgtgataatgatgatgaagaTATCGGCAatctcttcgaagaggcttctgaCTTCATTGATTATGTTGAGCGTTTGGGAGGTAAAATATTGGTTCATTGTTTTGAAGGAAAAAGTCGCAGTGCCACTGTTGTGCTTGCTTATCTAATGCTAAGAAA GGGCCTCACTCTATTAGAAGCGTGGAACATGCTTAAAAAGGCGCATCGTCGAGCCCAGCCAAATGATGGCTTTGCTAAGACTCTTCTGGATCTAGACGAGCAACTGCATGGGAAGACATCTATGGAATGGCAGCAAAGGAAACCTATGATGAAGGTTTGCCCCATCTGTAAGGAGAATGCAGGCCTGAGCAGCAGCTCACTCAAACTCCATCAACAGAAGTATCACAGAATGTTATCGTCCGGCAGTGCGGATAGTGTCATGGCCTTGGAGACACACAAGTCTCTAGAGGCACTTAAGATCAATCGTCATGGCAGTACTAGCCATACTCGAATGCGATAA
- the LOC135597477 gene encoding F-box/LRR-repeat protein 3-like, which translates to MERAPQQSSDSILATLSVDLLIQILDRVADSRDRKSWRQVCRGFLHAEALRRRSLRVLRLEALQGLLRRYAACLERLDLSACPSLDDHALAAALAAGAGLWRLRSINLSRASGVGWRGLAALAKACPHLEAVDLSHCVGVGDREAASLAAAAGLRDLWLDKCLGLTDVGLAKVAVGCPALEMLGIKWCLEISDIGIELLAKKCQNLRVLDISYLKITNRSLQFVSSLRKLEDLSMVGCSHINDEGLQFLNNGSNSLQSVDVSRCENVTSSGLISVIEGHKYLQDLNIGDCFPELAPLFLSKLNYLRDSLTVLKLDGFQVFAPSLKIIGLNCRNLVEIGLSKCKWVTDEGVSELVAGCVNLTTIDLTCCHLLTNKALVAIGDKCKNLTCLQLESCKLITDNGLDCIGTCCSNLEEIDLTDCTMTNAAMKYLSRCSELTVLKLGLCDKVSDEGLVHIASNCKKLHVLDLYRCFEVTDDGLAAIATGCKRIKNLNLCYCTRITDLGLKHLSCLEDLHDLELRGVHCVTSLGITAIANGCQHLTELDLKHCHLVDDAGLFALGQYTKNLRQANLSYCQVSSMGLCNLLGSLKCLQDVKLVHLTQVPVEGFESALRASGGRLKKLKLLTGLRHLLSPGLIQMLQARGCRIRWVDKPLNLVP; encoded by the exons ATGGAGAGGGCACCGCAGCAGTCGTCCGACTCCATTCTGGCCACCCTCTCGGTGGACCTGTTGATCCAGATCCTCGACCGCGTAGCCGACTCCCGCGACCGCAAGTCATGGCGCCAAGTCTGCCGCGGCTTCCTCCACGCGGAGGCGCTCCGCCGCCGCTCACTCCGCGTCCTCCGCCTCGAGGCCCTCCAGGGGCTCCTCCGCCGATACGCCGCCTGCCTCGAGCGCCTCGACCTCTCCGCCTGCCCGTCTCTCGACGACCACGCTCTGGCCGCTGCCCTTGCCGCCGGGGCGGGCCTCTGGCGGCTCAGGTCCATCAACCTCAGCCGCGCCAGCGGGGTCGGGTGGCGGGGGCTGGCGGCGCTCGCGAAGGCGTGCCCCCACCTGGAGGCCGTGGACCTGTCGCACTGCGTCGGGGTCGGGGACCGGGAAGCCGCCTCTCTGGCCGCGGCCGCGGGGCTGAGGGACCTATGGCTGGATAAGTGCCTCGGGTTGACGGACGTTGGGCTCGCCAAGGTGGCGGTGGGGTGCCCCGCGCTGGAGATGCTCGGGATCAAGTGGTGCCTGGAGATCTCGGACATTGGGATCGAGCTTCTCGCCAAGAAGTGCCAAAATCTTAGAGTTTTAGACATCTCTTATCTCAAG atAACAAATAGATCACTTCAATTTGTCTCCTCCCTTCGAAAGCTGGAAGATCTGAGCATGGTAGGATGCTCCCATATAAATGATGAAGGATTACAATTTCTCAACAATGGGAGCAACTCATTGCAG AGTGTTGATGTTTCTCGGTGTGAGAATGTGACTTCTAGTGGCTTAATCTCAGTAATTGAAGGGCACAAGTACCTGCAAGACCTTAATATTGGGGACTGTTTTCCC GAGCTGGCACCACTCTTTCTTTCCAAGTTGAATTATTTGAGGGATAGCTTGACTGTGCTTAAACTTGATGGCTTTCAAGTTTTTGCTCCAAGCCTTAAGATAATTGGCCTCAACTGCAGGAATTTGGTGGAGATTGGGCTTAGTAAATGTAAGTGGGTGACTGATGAAGGGGTCTCCGAGCTTGTAGCTGGCTGTGTCAATCTAACGACCATCGATCTAACATGCTGCCACCTGCTAACCAACAAAGCCCTTGTGGCTATAGGAGATAAATGTAAAAATCTTACGTGTCTCCAATTAGAATCCTGCAAATTAATAACTGACAATGGCCTTGATTGTATTGGGACCTGTTGCTCCAATCTTGAAGAAATAGATCTCACTGACTGTACCATGACCAATGCTG CAATGAAGTATTTATCCAGGTGTTCAGAGCTGACTGTCTTGAAATTAGGCCTTTGTGACAAAGTTTCTGACGAAGGTCTTGTTCACATTGCATCCAATTGCAAAAAGCTTCATGTCCTTGATCTTTATCG CTGCTTTGAGGTCACTGATGATGGATTGGCTGCCATAGCTACTGGCTGCAAGAGAATAAAGAACCTGAACCTTTGCTACTGCACACGGATCACTGACCTAGGACTGAAGCATCTAAGTTGTTTGGAGGACCTGCATGATCTTGAACTGAGGGGTGTACATTGCGTTACAAGTTTAGGAATAACTGCTATTGCAAATGGTTGCCAGCACCTTACTGAACTGGATTTGAAGCACTGCCATCTGGTAGATGATGCTGGTTTATTTGCTCTTGGGCAATATACTAAAAATCTCAGACAG GCAAATCTATCGTACTGCCAAGTTTCAAGCATGGGCCTGTGCAACCTGCTTGGCTCTTTGAAGTGCCTGCAGGATGTAAAGCTGGTGCATCTGACTCAAGTGCCAGTTGAGGGGTTTGAGTCTGCACTGAGAGCTTCTGGTGGAAGGTTAAAGAAGCTGAAGCTACTTACTGGGTTGAGGCATCTGCTTTCCCCAGGACTAATTCAGATGTTGCAGGCTAGGGGGTGCCGAATTCGATGGGTTGATAAGCCTCTGAACCTTGTTCCATAG